Proteins from one Anastrepha obliqua isolate idAnaObli1 chromosome 2, idAnaObli1_1.0, whole genome shotgun sequence genomic window:
- the LOC129237174 gene encoding tigger transposable element-derived protein 1-like has product MEQSLTVWIEDMTQRRLPLDGNIIKQKALKIFNYLKETGQSTTDEDNQLASKGWFEKFKKRHALHSLKIQGETASADADAANKYPEQFIKIIEEHGYLPDQIFNADETDNAPAHATDLSHPNIQVEFLPPNTTSILQPLDQGIISNFKAYYIRKSFELILEKIESLNITVKEVWKQFSILDCCEIVGKSLKDIRQSTLRACWKALLPEVVVQETVVNLVEDEYENVVRLANVIKGDGFDEINVADIRELVVDDELNEVDLAAMTSEALSIEESSDDLSDTEIKNFSLKSVEKLLNLAKELEEYVLENDPQEIYKDLRSRTKQTSIKDFLRPAIIAEPDQCDSGSSSDFEIGRPRAKRLKQIIISEDEGADL; this is encoded by the exons atggaaCAATCGCTAACGGTATGGATAGAAGATATGACGCAAAGGCGGTTGCCTTTGGATGGCAATATAATTAAAcagaaagcattaaaaatattcaattatttaaagGAAACAGGACAATCAACAACCGACGAAGATAACCAGCTGGCTAGCAAAGGTtggtttgaaaagttcaaaaaacgGCATGCTCTACACAGTTTGAAAATTCAGGGTGAAACAGCATCCGCAGATGCTGATGCGGCGAATAAATATCCTGAAcagttcataaaaattattgaagaacaTGGTTATTTGCCAGATCAAATATTTAACGCTGATGAGACAG ataatgcaccagctcatgcAACTGATTTAAGTCATCCAAATATTCAAGTTGAGTTTTTACCGCCCAATACTACATCAATATTACAACCTTTAGATCAAGGAATAATATCAAACTTTAAAGCATACTACATACGCAAAtcatttgaattaatattaGAGAAGATAGAATCATTGAATATAACGGTCAAAGAAGTCTGGAAACAGTTCTCAATTTTAGATTGCTGTGAAATCGTCGGCAAATCACTCAAAGACATTCGTCAATCAACACTGAGAGCTTGCTGGAAAGCACTTTTGCCAGAGGTTGTAGTACAGGAAACTGTTGTTAATCTCGTTGAGGATGAATATGAAAACGTAGTGAGACTGGCAAACGTAATAAAAGGCGATGGATTTGACGAAATAAATGTGGCTGATATTCGAGAATTAGTTGTGGACGACGAATTAAATGAAGTAGATTTAGCAGCAATGACAAGTGAAGCATTATCGATTGAAGAAAGCTCTGACGACCTCTCTGACACCGAAATCAAAAACTTTTCGCTAAAAAGTGTGGAGAAACTTTTAAATCTGGCGAAGGAGTTGGAAGAGTATGTTTTGGAAAACGATCCTCAGGAAATCTATAAAGATTTACGAAGTAGGACAAAGCAGACatcaataaaagattttttaagaCCAGCAATAATAGCTGAACCGGATCAATGTGATAGTGGGTCAAGCTCGGATTTTGAAATAGGACGACCAAGAGCAAAACGTTTGAAGCAAATTATAATAAGTGAGGACGAGGGAGCGGATTTGTAG